One genomic window of Pelecanus crispus isolate bPelCri1 chromosome 18, bPelCri1.pri, whole genome shotgun sequence includes the following:
- the LOC104030959 gene encoding vasoactive intestinal polypeptide receptor 1 isoform X1, with protein sequence MGGPWQPPGTCMLLVLLLALPILWVRATHPDCSVVLYFQEQEAECLEIIRSESQMPAPPGPPRQQGCLTEWDGVSCWSAVPVGQSRAVACPDILHVFRKSKALIWRNCTESGWSFPSPPYYNACELEAIGSNNDTEAKKGYFVTMKVLYTCGYSTSLAALFLAIGIFSCFRKLHCTRNSIHIHFFTSFILRGAAVFIKDAVLFSDESIDHCTMSTVNCKAAIAFFQYSVLANFYWLLVEGMYLQTLLLLTFTSDKRYIWWYILIGWGIPMLTVCIWVVTRLQYDNHGCWDDYTSLYWWVIKAPILLAIFVNFLIFLNVTRMLAQKIRSPDISKNYKQQYMRLTKSTLLLIPLFGVHYVVFALFPEHIGVDARLYFELVLGSYQGFLVALLYCFLNGEVSVPPTLIPWAPLPHTWSCRQPQGCIPISTRWSMVSVQVQAEVKRNWGKWQLSMESNVFNLVTQDFTA encoded by the exons GTGCGAGCGACACATCCTGACTGCTCCGTCGTCCTCTATTTCCAAGAGCAAGAAGCTGAATGTCTGGAGATTATCAGGAGTGAAAGCCAAATGCCAGCACCCCCCGGGCCGCCCAGGCAGCAAG gctgcctgACCGAGTGGGATGGAGTGAGCTGCTGGTCAGCCGTGCCCGTCGGCCAGTCCCGAGCCGTCGCCTGCCCCGACATCCTCCATGTCTTCAGGAAGTCCAAAG CACTGATCTGGAGGAACTGCACCGAGTCGGGATGGAgcttccccagccctccctaCTACAACGCCTGCGAGCTGGAGGCCATTGGCAGCAACAATGACACTGAGGCCAAG AAAGGCTATTTTGTCACCATGAAGGTGCTTTACACCTGCGGCTACTCCACGTCCCTGGCAGCCCTGTTCTTGGCCATCGGCATCTTCTCCTGCTTCAG GAAGCTGCATTGCACCAGGAACTCTATCCACATCCACTTCTTCACCTCCTTCATACTGCGTGGGGCCGCAGTGTTCATCAAGGATGCTGTCCTCTTCTCGGACGAGTCCATCGACCACTGCACGATGTCAACG GTGAACTGCAAAGCAGCCATTGCCTTCTTCCAGTACTCGGTTCTGGCCAACTTCTACTGGCTGCTGGTGGAAGGCATGTACCTGCagaccctgctgctgctcaccttcACCTCTGACAAGAGGTACATCTGGTGGTACATCCTCATCGGCTGGG GCATCCCCATGCTGACAGTCTGCATCTGGGTGGTGACCAGGCTGCAGTACGACAACCATGG GTGCTGGGATGACTACACCAGTCTCTACTGGTGGGTGATCAAGGCTCCCATCCTCCTGGCCATATTT GTGaacttcctcatcttcctcaaTGTCACCAGGATGTTAGCACAGAAGATCCGGTCCCCGGACATCAGCAAAAACTACAAGCAGCAGTACAT GAGGCTGACGAAGTCTACACTGCTCCTCATCCCTCTCTTCGGGGTGCACTACGTGGTGTTCGCGCTCTTCCCTGAGCACATCGGTGTGGACGCCCGGCTGTACTTCGAGCTGGTCCTCGGCTCCTATCAG GGGTTCCTGGTGGCTCTGCTGTACTGCTTCCTGAACGGGGAGGTGAGTGTCCCGCCAACACTGATCCCCTGGGCACCACTGCCACACACGTGGTCATGCAGACAGCCCCAAGGGTGCATCCCAATAAGCACT CGCTGGTCCATGGTATCGGTTCAGGTCCAGGCTGAGGTCAAGAGGAACTGGGGCAAATGGCAGTTGTCCATGGAGAGCAACGTCTTCAACCTGGTGACCCAAGACTTCACAGCATGA
- the LOC104030959 gene encoding vasoactive intestinal polypeptide receptor 1 isoform X2 gives MGGPWQPPGTCMLLVLLLALPILWVRATHPDCSVVLYFQEQEAECLEIIRSESQMPAPPGPPRQQGCLTEWDGVSCWSAVPVGQSRAVACPDILHVFRKSKALIWRNCTESGWSFPSPPYYNACELEAIGSNNDTEAKKGYFVTMKVLYTCGYSTSLAALFLAIGIFSCFRKLHCTRNSIHIHFFTSFILRGAAVFIKDAVLFSDESIDHCTMSTVNCKAAIAFFQYSVLANFYWLLVEGMYLQTLLLLTFTSDKRYIWWYILIGWGIPMLTVCIWVVTRLQYDNHGCWDDYTSLYWWVIKAPILLAIFVNFLIFLNVTRMLAQKIRSPDISKNYKQQYMRLTKSTLLLIPLFGVHYVVFALFPEHIGVDARLYFELVLGSYQGFLVALLYCFLNGEVQAEVKRNWGKWQLSMESNVFNLVTQDFTA, from the exons GTGCGAGCGACACATCCTGACTGCTCCGTCGTCCTCTATTTCCAAGAGCAAGAAGCTGAATGTCTGGAGATTATCAGGAGTGAAAGCCAAATGCCAGCACCCCCCGGGCCGCCCAGGCAGCAAG gctgcctgACCGAGTGGGATGGAGTGAGCTGCTGGTCAGCCGTGCCCGTCGGCCAGTCCCGAGCCGTCGCCTGCCCCGACATCCTCCATGTCTTCAGGAAGTCCAAAG CACTGATCTGGAGGAACTGCACCGAGTCGGGATGGAgcttccccagccctccctaCTACAACGCCTGCGAGCTGGAGGCCATTGGCAGCAACAATGACACTGAGGCCAAG AAAGGCTATTTTGTCACCATGAAGGTGCTTTACACCTGCGGCTACTCCACGTCCCTGGCAGCCCTGTTCTTGGCCATCGGCATCTTCTCCTGCTTCAG GAAGCTGCATTGCACCAGGAACTCTATCCACATCCACTTCTTCACCTCCTTCATACTGCGTGGGGCCGCAGTGTTCATCAAGGATGCTGTCCTCTTCTCGGACGAGTCCATCGACCACTGCACGATGTCAACG GTGAACTGCAAAGCAGCCATTGCCTTCTTCCAGTACTCGGTTCTGGCCAACTTCTACTGGCTGCTGGTGGAAGGCATGTACCTGCagaccctgctgctgctcaccttcACCTCTGACAAGAGGTACATCTGGTGGTACATCCTCATCGGCTGGG GCATCCCCATGCTGACAGTCTGCATCTGGGTGGTGACCAGGCTGCAGTACGACAACCATGG GTGCTGGGATGACTACACCAGTCTCTACTGGTGGGTGATCAAGGCTCCCATCCTCCTGGCCATATTT GTGaacttcctcatcttcctcaaTGTCACCAGGATGTTAGCACAGAAGATCCGGTCCCCGGACATCAGCAAAAACTACAAGCAGCAGTACAT GAGGCTGACGAAGTCTACACTGCTCCTCATCCCTCTCTTCGGGGTGCACTACGTGGTGTTCGCGCTCTTCCCTGAGCACATCGGTGTGGACGCCCGGCTGTACTTCGAGCTGGTCCTCGGCTCCTATCAG GGGTTCCTGGTGGCTCTGCTGTACTGCTTCCTGAACGGGGAG GTCCAGGCTGAGGTCAAGAGGAACTGGGGCAAATGGCAGTTGTCCATGGAGAGCAACGTCTTCAACCTGGTGACCCAAGACTTCACAGCATGA